TGTTTCACGACGTCGTCGGCGAGCTTCTGCCTGGTGGCAGGGCTGTAGAGGGTGGCTCCGAGTGCTGCGGCCAGCACGCGGGGCGGGGAGTCCGCGGTGAAGACGCACGGCTCCTGGAAGAAGAGGCGGTCCCGCACCTCAGGGGCAATATGCCCGAAATGACGCATGAGTCTCCCCCGGGGCGGCTGGATGGCCTGACGATATGTGGCCGGTAATAGTACGTAGAGTTCCGTGTCCGGGGTTCCCGTCGGGCATGAAATTCAGGTAACGCAGACAAACACCATTGTGCCCGCACATCCGTGCGGCAAGCCGAGCGGGAGCACACCCCCACGTTGTCGTGACCAGGCCCGAGAAGGCAGGATGACCGTATGACGCACGCCATGCTGAAGGGGTCGAACGTCCCGCTGGACGCCACGGCGGTGCGCGCCGTGCTGCGCTGGACGCCGGGACGGGGTGTCCCGGACGTGGATGCCTCCGCGCTCCTTCTCGGTCCCGACGGCCGTGTGCGGTCCGACGAGGACTTCGTCTTCTACAACCAGCCCCGGCATCCCTCGGGGAAGGTGTGGCGACTCGGCAAGAAGCGCGTGAACGACGGTCTCGCCGAGGGGCTCACCGACACCATTCAGTCGGATCTGGCGGGCGTCGACAACGGGGTGGGACGGATTCTCCTTGTCGCTTCCGCCGACGGCGTCACCTTCGACCGGGTGCGCGCGCTGCGGATCGTGGTGTTCGACGCCACGATCGGGGACGCCGAGCCGCTGGCGTACTTCGACATCAAGCCGGAGACCGGTGAGGAAACCGCCCTGATCTGCGGTGAGCTGTACCGGCGCGGCGAGGGCTGGAAGTTCCGGGCCCTCGGCGAGGGCTATTCGAACGGGCTGCAGGGGCTGGCGGCCGACTTCGGCATCTCGGTGGACGAGTCCGGGGCCGAGGAGGCGCCGGCGTCCGCGGGGCGGGCCGGCTCGCAGCCGTTGCCGCCCGAGGAGCCGACCACGCAGGTGCCGCAGCAGCCGGTCCAGCCGGCGTACGGATATCCGCCGGCCGCTCCCGGTCCGGAACCGACGCGGCAGCAGCCGCCGGCCACGCAGCCCGCGTACGGGTATCCGCAGCCGACCAGTGCGCCCGCGTACGGATATCCGCCGCCGCCCCAGCCCGCCGCGGCGGCTCCGTCCGGCTACGGCTACCCCCAGCCGGTGGGCCCGGCCCCCGACCCGGACTTCCGCCTTCCCCCGCAGGGACCGCAGTTCATCGGCCGATAGGGGCGGGCACGGACGCCCAGGCCTCTCAGGGGTGCGGGGAACGGCGCAGTCTTTTGCCTTGAGGAGCGCGGGCCGGGCCTGCTCGCCCAGAAACGCGGGCCGGGCCCGACGGGCACTAACGGTCGGCCTTCGCCTTGTAGCCGCGGCCCCACTGCAGGCCCCAGCCGTAGAGACGGTCCAGCTCCGCCTGGAAGCCGTACACGAACTTCACCTCGCGACGCACCACCAGCTCGTTCTTGACGTTCTCGATCATGACGACCGCGCAGGACCTGGCCTGGGAGTGCCGCTCGTCGAGCCCGATCTCGATCCGGGGCCCGTTGCTCGGGTACAGGGTCACGATCGCGTGCGTACGGTCGAAGGCGGGGGTCTGGTCGTAGATGTAGACGAAGATCAGCAGCCGCTTGATGTTCTCGCGGTGGTCGAGGTTGACGAAGACCGTCTCGCCCGTTCCCGAGCCGAACCGGTCGTCACCGCTGAGCTTCACGTACGGCGGGCCGTTCAGGTCCCCCAGGAAGCCCCCGAGCGGCTGGACGACCCCCTTGGTGCCGTCGGTCAGCTCGTACATGCAGCCGAGGTCGAGGTCGACGTTGACCATGGACTGGGTGTGCGCCTGCACCACTTCCGGCTTCAGGGCCTTGAAGGGGTGCCGCAACAGGCTGCCCCGCTGGGGCCCGCCTATGTCGGAGGTCCGCATCCGCCACGAGAGGTTGATACGGAGATTGCCGGTGGCCGCACCCTGTTTGCTGAGTGAGATCGTCTGGTTCCGCTTGGTCAGTTCGATGGCGTTGGTCGCCGCGCTGCCCGAGTCGAACTGCGTCGAGCGCCCGCCCCACAGGCCTTCCCAGAAACTCATTCCCGCCCCCACGCTTGGCCTTCACCCCGCCCCGACGAAGAATCGGGGCCTCATACGCGGGGGCGGCTGCCGAGGACTCCCCGGCAGCCGCCCCTCACAGAGCGTTCCTCAACCTGACCGGTGTCACACCCCGGAGGAGACCTCTGTCTTGTCGTCCGAGGGATCAGCCTTTCCCTCCGCGGCCTCCAGCGCCCTGTTGCGGCGCACGGAGGACCAGAAGGACCAGGCGATCAGGACGACACCGATGAGGCCGGTGATGATCTCGTTGACCTCGAAGCGGATGGTGACGAGGAGGATGGCGGCGAGGGCGCCGATGGCGTAATGGGCGCCGTGCTCCAGGTACACGTAGTCGTCGAGGGTGCCCTGGCGGACCAGGTACACGGTCA
This sequence is a window from Streptomyces ortus. Protein-coding genes within it:
- a CDS encoding TerD family protein, translated to MSFWEGLWGGRSTQFDSGSAATNAIELTKRNQTISLSKQGAATGNLRINLSWRMRTSDIGGPQRGSLLRHPFKALKPEVVQAHTQSMVNVDLDLGCMYELTDGTKGVVQPLGGFLGDLNGPPYVKLSGDDRFGSGTGETVFVNLDHRENIKRLLIFVYIYDQTPAFDRTHAIVTLYPSNGPRIEIGLDERHSQARSCAVVMIENVKNELVVRREVKFVYGFQAELDRLYGWGLQWGRGYKAKADR
- a CDS encoding TerD family protein; translation: MTHAMLKGSNVPLDATAVRAVLRWTPGRGVPDVDASALLLGPDGRVRSDEDFVFYNQPRHPSGKVWRLGKKRVNDGLAEGLTDTIQSDLAGVDNGVGRILLVASADGVTFDRVRALRIVVFDATIGDAEPLAYFDIKPETGEETALICGELYRRGEGWKFRALGEGYSNGLQGLAADFGISVDESGAEEAPASAGRAGSQPLPPEEPTTQVPQQPVQPAYGYPPAAPGPEPTRQQPPATQPAYGYPQPTSAPAYGYPPPPQPAAAAPSGYGYPQPVGPAPDPDFRLPPQGPQFIGR